TGTTCTGTTTTCCATGGTACTTTCGGTTATCTTTGCGACGCAGGCAGCCATGTCTGGAAACAAGGATGTGGTTGAGGTTTTGCACTTTGTTGGTGCGGAGGTCAGCTTTATTGCCTCCGAGTTTCAGCGGCACTTTCTGTTGCTCGGCCTCAAAGGAGGCGTAATTGGCGGTGCTATTGCCTCGATCAGTTTTCTACTTATCGGATTCTTCGGTGGTTCAGATGAGATTTCCGTAGGAGGAAATCAGGTTCAAGCGTTGTTTGGTTCGGTGAATGTAAGTGCTGTCGGATACCTGGGAATTATTGCCGTTGTGGGGCTGGTAGCTGTTTTGACAGCCTTGACCTCGCGCCTTGCCGTGCATAGACACCTTGCAAACATGGGTTAGAAAACTGATTTTTTCATTTTTCTGAAAATCTGGTATGTAAGTGGAAAGAACATACCTCGCCTTGTGGCGGTGATCCTATACGTCACAATATGGAGTTATTGTTGATTACTCGCGAAACAACAGCAAATGCTGAAGCTTCAAGAGAGCAAGAGGCGATGGTTGGTTGCATGAAAAAACGTGTGGGCATCAGGTTGTTTGTTGTGCGCAGCGCTCGAACTTTTTCGCTCCTGGTCTTGTTCGGATGTGTGGCCTTTGTGGCCGGCTTTCTTTGGTTTGTGGAAGTTCTGCAGCCCGCGGTTCAAACTGTGACGCCTAAACATGCTGATGGCATTGTCGTTCTCACCGGTGGCCGTGACCGAATTTCGCAAAGCTTGGACCTTCTTGAAGTTGGAAGCGCAAAGCGGCTTTTGATTTCTGGCGTTCATCCTGCGACCAGCGCAAAACAGATTGCGCGATTGAACTCAAAGCGCATGTGGTTGTTTGATTGCTGTGTCGATTTGGACCGAAAAGCTCTAAATACGATCGGCAATGCAGAGGAAACAGCCAATTGGGTGCGAGAAAATGATTTTAATTCTCTGCTTGTCGTAACCAGCGCCTACCACATGCCTAGAGCACTGGCAGAACTACAAGTTCGCCTGCCTAAAG
The window above is part of the Pseudovibrio sp. Tun.PSC04-5.I4 genome. Proteins encoded here:
- a CDS encoding YdcF family protein, with protein sequence MITRETTANAEASREQEAMVGCMKKRVGIRLFVVRSARTFSLLVLFGCVAFVAGFLWFVEVLQPAVQTVTPKHADGIVVLTGGRDRISQSLDLLEVGSAKRLLISGVHPATSAKQIARLNSKRMWLFDCCVDLDRKALNTIGNAEETANWVRENDFNSLLVVTSAYHMPRALAELQVRLPKVELYPNPVYHKELDLERWYESSSTTTLLLREYVKYIVVRLRVELGIGFPVNRSS